A single window of Leptolyngbya ohadii IS1 DNA harbors:
- a CDS encoding DUF4079 domain-containing protein, which translates to MIETIDFASLIHPAIAIAFVFPLIGIVVNYSLQTRNRRKALAKGEKSAISATVGTQHLRLGRWLSNSVVGVTLIGLAYPIFSKLLTASPEQQNGTRVLLLVVLFILTIASLVLLNISNGKVQRAGFATLTGIGLVLLGCQPEVFRRGFEWWVSHYYYGMAAAMLMIFSLAIFPEIYKDRSQTWRKVHVTLSCIALLLFISQGFTGTRDLLEIPLSWQKPFIEQLYINNCQTQPCVVQPQQ; encoded by the coding sequence ATGATAGAAACGATCGATTTTGCCAGTTTAATTCATCCCGCGATCGCGATCGCCTTTGTGTTTCCCCTGATTGGAATTGTGGTGAACTATTCCCTTCAGACTCGAAATCGGCGCAAGGCGCTGGCAAAGGGCGAAAAATCCGCCATTTCGGCAACGGTTGGCACTCAGCATCTTCGTCTCGGACGGTGGCTTAGCAATTCGGTCGTCGGCGTGACGCTGATTGGGCTGGCTTACCCGATTTTCTCGAAGCTATTGACCGCTTCCCCGGAGCAGCAGAACGGCACAAGAGTCTTGCTGCTGGTCGTTCTATTTATCCTGACGATCGCCTCGCTGGTGCTGCTCAATATCTCTAACGGTAAGGTGCAGCGGGCAGGATTTGCGACTTTAACTGGCATTGGGCTGGTGCTGCTGGGCTGTCAACCGGAGGTGTTTCGCCGCGGGTTTGAGTGGTGGGTATCGCACTACTACTACGGGATGGCGGCGGCAATGCTGATGATCTTCTCGCTGGCAATCTTCCCGGAGATTTATAAGGATCGATCGCAGACCTGGCGTAAGGTTCACGTCACGCTGAGCTGCATTGCGCTGCTGCTGTTTATCAGTCAGGGCTTTACCGGAACCCGCGACCTGCTGGAAATTCCTCTTAGCTGGCAAAAACCGTTTATCGAGCAGCTTTATATCAACAACTGCCAGACGCAGCCCTGTGTGGTGCAGCCGCAGCAGTAA
- a CDS encoding ABC transporter permease produces MPRQSQFLPPARSGDLSEAVYSAESSLRHPFKLFTVMARDLVAARDLAWRLMVRDIRAQYRQSLLGVFWAFVPPIATAIGLTLANNAQVINVGATDIPYPAYVMLSMTLWQTFAESVSGQVQAIAQAKPLLSRINFPREALMLSQMGQVGFNFLIKLGLIGLLFLWFKIPVGWTAIAAPVALLHLVALGTGVGLLLAPIGGLYEDITKGLTLLLTAWLFVTPVLYPLPESGLFAALVQLNPVTPLLMTTRELATIGGVSEPGAFWIASLIALIVFLLGWLVYRVAMPFMIERISA; encoded by the coding sequence ATGCCCCGGCAAAGCCAGTTCCTCCCCCCAGCCCGATCGGGCGATCTCTCCGAGGCAGTCTATTCTGCTGAAAGTTCCCTGCGGCATCCGTTCAAGCTTTTTACCGTTATGGCACGGGATCTGGTGGCAGCACGGGATCTGGCATGGCGGCTGATGGTACGCGATATTCGTGCCCAGTATCGACAATCGCTGCTGGGAGTCTTTTGGGCATTTGTGCCCCCGATCGCCACTGCAATTGGTCTAACCCTGGCAAACAATGCTCAGGTGATCAACGTGGGCGCGACGGACATTCCCTATCCGGCATACGTAATGCTGAGCATGACGCTCTGGCAAACCTTCGCGGAGTCGGTGAGTGGTCAGGTGCAGGCGATCGCCCAGGCAAAGCCGCTGCTGTCCCGGATTAACTTCCCGCGTGAAGCGCTGATGCTGTCGCAGATGGGGCAGGTGGGGTTTAATTTTCTGATTAAACTGGGGCTGATTGGATTGCTGTTCCTCTGGTTCAAGATTCCGGTGGGCTGGACGGCGATCGCGGCTCCGGTGGCGTTGCTGCATCTGGTGGCATTGGGAACGGGCGTCGGGCTGCTGCTGGCTCCAATCGGCGGACTGTATGAGGACATTACCAAAGGGCTAACGCTCCTGCTGACGGCGTGGCTGTTTGTGACTCCCGTGCTGTATCCCCTGCCGGAATCGGGTTTGTTTGCTGCCCTGGTGCAGCTGAATCCGGTGACTCCCCTGCTAATGACCACAAGAGAACTGGCGACGATCGGGGGGGTGTCTGAGCCTGGGGCTTTCTGGATTGCAAGTCTGATCGCACTGATCGTGTTCCTGCTGGGCTGGCTAGTTTATCGGGTTGCAATGCCGTTTATGATTGAGCGAATCAGCGCATGA
- a CDS encoding ABC transporter ATP-binding protein has product MREPLHYRDDFLEEAIPQGCGQRCPIALASESASDMNSDDVVLSVRGVSKKFCRSLKRSMLYGVQDIGSELLGLRQEANSLRKGEFWALDRVNFKLRRGEAIGLIGANGSGKTTLLRIISGLIKPDRGMVRVRGRVAPLIALGAGFSPVLTGRENIYANLSILGLSKAEIDRRFDEVVEFAEIGEAIEAPVHSYSSGMAARLGFSCAVHTDPDILLIDEVLAVGDIKFIAKCHRRLHQLRQKGTAFVLVAHNPQAILSMCPEAVYLQKGRVMATGDAETVMAKYEADLFLGNGSRSIGILQQPPKSAEETTGLDITGLWFRSPDGKPLEALTTGDSVRLCIQFLARQTFDRVNLRISIMELGRDGMPDLYLGGSNDKEEFHVTPGTHELQIEMPYLGLSPGHYMMRVDVRNDALFILDIADGFRFTVQNNGRMSKSAFYQPRRWKLLSRSTPVPITQFAPLPPTPLPTSERHGHDVSV; this is encoded by the coding sequence ATGAGGGAGCCGCTTCACTATCGGGATGACTTTTTAGAGGAAGCGATCCCGCAGGGCTGCGGGCAACGGTGCCCGATCGCACTTGCTTCGGAATCTGCTTCGGACATGAATTCGGATGATGTAGTTTTGTCCGTTCGAGGGGTTTCCAAAAAATTTTGCCGCAGCCTCAAGCGATCGATGCTCTATGGCGTACAGGACATCGGCTCCGAGCTACTGGGACTACGGCAGGAAGCGAATTCTCTGCGAAAGGGCGAATTTTGGGCACTCGATCGGGTCAATTTCAAGCTGCGGCGCGGAGAGGCGATCGGTCTGATTGGGGCAAACGGCAGCGGTAAAACAACCCTGTTGCGAATCATCAGCGGTTTGATTAAGCCCGATCGGGGCATGGTGCGGGTGCGAGGCAGGGTGGCTCCCCTGATTGCGCTGGGGGCAGGTTTTAGTCCCGTGTTGACGGGCAGAGAAAATATCTACGCGAATCTGTCGATTTTAGGACTCTCGAAGGCAGAGATCGATCGGCGGTTTGATGAAGTCGTCGAATTTGCCGAAATTGGCGAGGCGATCGAGGCTCCGGTGCATAGCTATAGTTCCGGCATGGCGGCGCGGCTGGGCTTTTCCTGTGCGGTGCATACCGACCCAGACATTCTGCTAATTGACGAAGTGCTTGCCGTAGGAGACATCAAATTTATTGCCAAGTGCCATCGGCGACTGCATCAGCTTCGGCAAAAGGGGACAGCCTTTGTGCTGGTGGCGCATAATCCGCAGGCGATTCTCTCGATGTGTCCGGAGGCGGTTTATCTGCAAAAGGGGCGGGTGATGGCAACCGGAGACGCGGAAACGGTGATGGCAAAATACGAAGCCGATCTGTTTCTGGGCAATGGGTCACGATCGATCGGCATTTTACAACAGCCTCCCAAATCCGCAGAAGAAACCACCGGACTGGATATCACCGGACTCTGGTTTAGAAGCCCCGACGGGAAACCGCTAGAGGCTTTGACCACCGGAGACTCGGTACGGCTCTGCATTCAGTTTTTGGCGCGGCAAACCTTCGATCGCGTCAATCTGCGAATTTCAATCATGGAACTGGGCAGAGACGGAATGCCCGATTTGTATCTGGGCGGCAGCAACGACAAAGAGGAATTCCACGTCACGCCTGGAACCCACGAACTGCAAATCGAGATGCCCTACCTGGGTCTCTCCCCCGGACACTACATGATGCGCGTAGACGTTCGCAACGATGCCCTATTTATCCTCGATATCGCCGACGGATTCCGCTTCACCGTGCAGAACAACGGACGCATGAGCAAATCGGCATTCTATCAGCCACGCCGCTGGAAGCTGCTATCGCGATCGACTCCTGTCCCCATCACCCAATTCGCTCCCCTGCCCCCCACCCCACTCCCCACCTCAGAGAGGCATGGTCATGACGTATCCGTCTGA